The Deltaproteobacteria bacterium genome contains the following window.
AGAGGCGATTGATGTGAAGAATCGTCTCCTTCTGTTTTTGATCCGGCAGGGGCACGGCCCTTAGGTTCGGTCTCATCCCATCCTCCTGGCGCTCTTGAAGCAGCATCGCATCCCCGCCTGAAGGAGTTGGTCGCTCATCCGGCCGATAACGGCGATGATAATGATTCCGACGACAATCATATCGATGCGGCCCAGCATGCGCGCATCCATAATGACCGCCCCCAAGCCATTGGGGACCCCGGTCAGCTCTCCCAGGACGAGATAGGCCCAGGAGATTCCCAGGCCCAGCCGAAGACCTGTCATCAGGTGCGACATTGCTCCCGGAAGGAGAATGGCAAAGGTGCCGCGAAGTCTTCTCACCCCCATCATGGCGCCGGCCTGGAGCAGGAGCGGGTTGACCTGTCCGGCCCCGGCTGCGGCATTCAAATAGACAGGAAAAAACGCGGCCAGGGCCACCAGAAAAATCGTTGTTTTCATGCCGATGCCAAACCATACCAGGGCCAGCGGAAGCCAGGTAATGCCAGGGACCGCTCTGAGCCCATTCACCGATGTGCTCAAGAGCTTCCGGATGAACCACAAACGACCGGAAAGAATCCCCAGGGGGAGACCCACCCCCACGGCGAGCGAAAACCCGCATCCGACCCTCAAAAGGCTCGCTCCGGCATCCGAGAGGAAACGGCCTGCATAAGGGCCTCCTTCCGGCCTTCCAAAGACATAGCCATAACCGGTTTCAGCGATATCGAGGGGGTGAGGCAGCAGATAGGCGGGCATCACGCCTGTAGCGCTCACTGCCCACCAGAGGGAGATGAGGAGGCATGGAATGGCCCACGGCAGAAACCACCATGTGTTGCTGCCGGTTCCCTTTTCGGCAGGTCCCATCATTTCACGTCCTTGTTCACAAATGAGAGGTCAAAAAGCAGATCGTAATCGGGTTGATTCCTGATGACCCCCAGGTCTTCCATCCGTTGCCCCAGGGCACGGGCCCTTTTTATAAAATCGGCATCCATTCGCCAAGCCAATTCCATGTTGGGGGCGGCCTTCTTAAGAACGCGAAGCTCGGCACCGAATGAGGAGGCCCGCTTCAGCCATTCGTCCGGATGGGTCTGAAGGTATTTTGTCGCATGGGCGTGGGCGTTCACCAGCGTTTGAACCCGTTCCGCGTGATTCTCGATCGTGTCCCGCCTGACCAGCATCCCGGCATTGATGGTGCCGATGGATTCGTCGTAGTACGGATACGAGAGGACTTCACCGTACCCCTGGTCCACGGCCAGGGTCGGAAACGGCTCTCCGGAAAGAAAGGCATCGATGCCCCCCCGGGCCAAAGCCATCCCCATATCGAAGAAATCCACCCGCATCAGGTGAACGTCCCTATCGGGCGAAAGTCCGTGGCGGCTCAGGGTTTCCCTCAACAGGATCTCGTGCATGGTCCCCGGCACATAGCCGATCTTCCTCCCTTTGAGG
Protein-coding sequences here:
- a CDS encoding ABC transporter substrate-binding protein, whose product is MILTASWADDIRVGTWKTPQTIQPFFYGRFVPENQKVTVYSFTNPADQKTALLAGSLDMCGTTLAHAIHSASMGQPVVVVAALCNKCSALVVKKGGPVKKIADLKGRKIGYVPGTMHEILLRETLSRHGLSPDRDVHLMRVDFFDMGMALARGGIDAFLSGEPFPTLAVDQGYGEVLSYPYYDESIGTINAGMLVRRDTIENHAERVQTLVNAHAHATKYLQTHPDEWLKRASSFGAELRVLKKAAPNMELAWRMDADFIKRARALGQRMEDLGVIRNQPDYDLLFDLSFVNKDVK
- a CDS encoding ABC transporter permease; its protein translation is MGPAEKGTGSNTWWFLPWAIPCLLISLWWAVSATGVMPAYLLPHPLDIAETGYGYVFGRPEGGPYAGRFLSDAGASLLRVGCGFSLAVGVGLPLGILSGRLWFIRKLLSTSVNGLRAVPGITWLPLALVWFGIGMKTTIFLVALAAFFPVYLNAAAGAGQVNPLLLQAGAMMGVRRLRGTFAILLPGAMSHLMTGLRLGLGISWAYLVLGELTGVPNGLGAVIMDARMLGRIDMIVVGIIIIAVIGRMSDQLLQAGMRCCFKSARRMG